The following proteins are co-located in the Vigna unguiculata cultivar IT97K-499-35 chromosome 9, ASM411807v1, whole genome shotgun sequence genome:
- the LOC114162691 gene encoding uncharacterized protein LOC114162691 isoform X2, whose translation MDKGCGMEESVDLRNGVELATSVSDKHLDLLRPSARNYSIFRGQAMEGGDPEKGTYTLIRGPEDFQTGLYDRPLPCYGCGIGWFSFLLGFLCPPLWYYATILYFGNYYRKDPRERAGLGASAIAALIFTVALLIIGTILHLRSP comes from the exons GTTGTGGTATGGAAGAGAGTGTTGATTTGAGAAATGGTGTGGAATTGGCAACTTCTGTCTCTGATAAGCATCTTGATCTTCTAAGGCCATCTGCaagaaattattcaatttttagaG gtcaagcaatggaaggtggaGACCCCGAAAAGGGCACCTATACCTTAATTAGAGGGCCTGAGGACTTCCAAACAGGACTTTATGACAGACCCCTTCCATGTTATGGTTGTGGAATTGGATGGTTCTC ATTTCTTCTGGGATTTCTATGTCCACCTCTGTGGTACTATGCCACAATCCTTTACTTTGGAAATTATTACAGAAAGGATCCTAGGGAAAGGGCAGGGTTAGGAGCTTCTGCAATTGCT GCACTAATATTCACAGTAGCATTGCTGATCATAGGAACTATTCTTCATTTACGCTCACCCTGA
- the LOC114162686 gene encoding verprolin, which translates to MPHRRSWHSSPPLLSPPLIIILFPIVILTILFLALPPLLSAATRLIRPASVKTSWDSLNILLVVFAILCGVFARRNDDEHTPRNNHHDAVPDRNAAFRQVSSVGQPQWLGFTGERKEYINDTPLNRFQSPATGDTRLRMRRNSSSYPDLRQWETGDDRYKFRFFDDFEIDKQFRSPARDHFPAVDHHKRFPESPPSLSPQPQHQHQHHQQQEDGEKEIPVDTFETRPPSPPVKSTTPTPPPPPPPPPPPQPESARRNARRSHRKTERVSEITVELDEREFTTIRSPPPAPPTPPPPSAKERSERKSERKKSNVKREIAMVWASVLSNQRKKKKKQRAKDNHDQHYEENADELTNTTTVPPPTPPPPPPPPPPTSMFHSLFRKGLGKSKKIHSVSPPPPPPPPPPSKRWSKRKSHIPPPSPPSPPSPPRRRNTGRPPLPSRSANFHDEIHESVNVGNQSPLIPVPPPPPPFKVKAMKFVVRGDFVRIRSNHSSRCSSPEREEIIMNVSESTVSESVRDGNGVFCPSPDVNLKAESFIAKRRGEWKLEKLNSLKEKSNVSLPRRL; encoded by the coding sequence ATGCCCCACCGTCGCTCCTGGCACTCATCGCCACCCTTACTCAGCCCTCCACTCATAATCATTCTCTTCCCCATCGTCATTCTCACCATCCTCTTCCTCGCTCTGCCGCCGCTCCTCTCCGCCGCCACGCGCCTCATACGCCCGGCCTCCGTCAAGACCAGCTGGGACTCCCTCAACATCCTCCTCGTCGTTTTCGCAATCCTGTGCGGCGTCTTTGCCAGACGAAACGACGACGAACACACCCCAAGAAATAACCACCACGACGCCGTTCCGGATCGAAACGCTGCGTTTCGACAGGTCTCTTCCGTAGGACAACCTCAGTGGCTTGGGTTCACAGGGGAAAGAAAAGAGTATATTAATGATACTCCTCTGAACCGGTTTCAGTCACCTGCAACCGGTGATACGCGGTTGAGGATGAGAAGAAACAGCAGCTCTTATCCAGATCTGCGCCAGTGGGAAACCGGCGATGACCGGTACAAGTTCCGCTTCTTTGATGATTTTGAAATCGACAAGCAGTTCCGCTCTCCGGCCAGGGACCATTTTCCCGCCGTCGACCACCACAAACGGTTTCCGGAATCACCACCATCACTGTCACCACAGCCACAGCATCAGCATCAACACCACCAACAACAAGAAGATGGAGAAAAGGAAATTCCGGTTGATACCTTCGAAACTCGTCCTCCATCACCGCCGGTGAAATCTACTACGCCAACTCCTCCACCACCACCGCCGCCTCCTCCTCCTCCGCAGCCGGAATCGGCACGTCGCAATGCACGACGGTCGCATCGGAAAACAGAGAGAGTCAGTGAGATAACCGTCGAGCTCGACGAGCGCGAGTTCACGACGATCCGCTCTCCACCTCCGGCTCCTCCGACCCCGCCGCCGCCGTCGGCGAAGGAGCGATCGGAGCGTAAGAGCGAGCGAAAGAAGAGCAATGTGAAGAGAGAGATAGCGATGGTTTGGGCTTCAGTTCTCTCCAACCAgcgaaagaaaaagaagaagcaaagaGCAAAAGATAACCACGATCAACATTACGAAGAAAATGCCGACGAATTAACGAACACCACGACAGTGCCACCACCAACGCCgccacctccaccacctcctccgCCACCAACTTCAATGTTCCACAGTCTATTCCGAAAAGGACTAGGCAAGAGCAAGAAAATCCACTCAGTGTCACCGCCACCACCCCCGCCACCTCCTCCGCCGTCGAAGCGGTGGTCAAAGCGCAAGAGCCACATCCCTCCCCCGTCTCCTCCATCTCCGCCGTCTCCTCCACGCCGTCGAAACACGGGGCGACCACCGCTGCCGAGCAGAAGCGCCAATTTCCACGACGAGATTCACGAGTCAGTTAACGTCGGGAACCAGTCGCCGCTGATTCCGGTTCCGCCACCGCCTCCGCCGTTCAAGGTGAAGGCGATGAAGTTCGTTGTCCGCGGAGATTTCGTCAGGATACGCAGCAACCATAGCTCGCGGTGTAGCTCTCCAGAAAGGGAAGAAATTATAATGAATGTATCGGAAAGTACAGTGAGCGAGAGCGTTAGGGATGGTAACGGCGTTTTCTGTCCCAGCCCCGATGTGAACCTTAAGGCTGAATCGTTCATCGCTAAGCGCAGGGGAGAGTGGAAGCTCGAAAAACTCAACTCCTTGAAGGAGAAAAGCAATGTCTCGTTGCCTCGTAGGTTGTAG
- the LOC114196097 gene encoding uncharacterized membrane protein C776.05-like, whose translation MAVSDNEDLVSDYTDNEPSKKTRRRFRDRSKEVLSKQAVKIVKQAEEHERFINKVTHLLGVLGFGGFCFLFGARPQAVPLVYCLFYVVFVPLRWIYYRFKKWHYYLLDFCYYANTIFLVYLLCYPTNEKLFMVCFSFAEGPLAWALIVWRCSLVFSSFDKIVSVLIHLLPGLVFFSIRWWNPATFEAMRPEGTAARASWPYIQDKSYLWMWLFLVPLAVYILWQVLYFLIVNVLRRQRFLRDPEVMTSYRELSKKAQKANNVWWRLSGLLGDQNRLLMFIILQGIFTVATTALTVPIFLSYELSVVFQILKISASVWNGGSFLIDVMPRQVILKEKKKSEMQHVPNQNHQ comes from the exons ATGGCTGTGTCTGATAACGAAGATCTTGTATCAGACTACACAGACAACGAACCTTCTAAAAAGACAAGGCGTAGGTTCAGGGACAGGTCCAAG GAGGTCTTGTCCAAACAAGCAGTGAAGATAGTCAAACAAGCTGAAGAGCATGAAAGGTTCATCAACAAG GTGACTCATCTTTTGGGGGTTCTTGGCTTCGGTGGGTTTTGCTTCCTCTTTGGGGCAA GGCCACAAGCTGTTCCcttggtatattgtttgttctATGTCGTGTTTGTTCCTCTCCGTTGGATATATTACAGGTTCAAGAAATGGCATTACTATCTCCTG GATTTTTGCTATTATGCCAATACAATCTTCTTGGTTTACCTCCTTTGTTATCCAACGAACGAAAAGCTTTTCATGGTTTGCTTTTCATTCGCTGAG GGACCATTAGCGTGGGCTTTGATTGTTTGGCGCTGCAGTTTGGTTTTCAGTTCTTTTGACAAGATTGTCAGTGTTCTTATCCATCTTTTACCTG gattagttttcttttctattcGATGGTGGAATCCTGCAACCTTTGAAGCCATGCGTCCAGAGGGAACTGCTGCAAGAGCTTCATGGCCTTATATTCAAGATAAATCATATCTCTGGATGTGGCTGTTTTTGGTTCCCTTAGCAGTTTATATTCTGTGGCAGGTTCTGTACTTTCTCATTGTCAATGTCTTGCGCAGACAACGGTTTTTAAGAGATCCTGAAGTCATGACTTCCTACAG GGAACTCTCCAAAAAGGCTCAGAAAGCAAACAATGTGTGGTGGCGTTTAAGTGGCTTACTTGGAGATCAAAATCGGTTGTTGATGTTCATCATTCTTCAAGGGATATTCACTGTGGCAACCACAGCACTAACTGTTCCCATATTCTTGTCCTATGAACTCTCTGTGGTTTTCCAAATACTGAAGATTTCTGCTTCAGTGTGGAATGGGGGAAGCTTCCTGATAGATGTAATGCCTAGGCAGGTGATTCTcaaggagaaaaagaaatcaGAAATGCAACATGTTCCAAATCAAAATCATCAGTGA